In one window of Apis mellifera strain DH4 linkage group LG12, Amel_HAv3.1, whole genome shotgun sequence DNA:
- the LOC408388 gene encoding tubulin alpha-1 chain — protein sequence MRECISIHVGQAGVQIGNACWELYCLEHGIQPDGQMPSDKTIGGGDDSFNTFFSETGAGKHVPRAVFIDLEPTVVDEVRTGTYRQLFHPEQLITGKEDAANNYARGHYTIGKEIVDLVLDRIRKLADQCTGLQGFLIFHSFGGGTGSGFTSLLMERLSVDYGKKSKLEFAIYPAPQVSTAVVEPYNSILTTHTTLEHSDCAFMVDNEAIYDICRRNLDIERPTYTNLNRLIGQIVSSITASLRFDGALNVDLTEFQTNLVPYPRIHFPLVTYAPVISAEKAYHEQLSVAEITNACFEPANQMVKCDPRHGKYMACCMLYRGDVVPKDVNAAIATIKTKRTIQFVDWCPTGFKVGINYQPPTVVPGGDLAKVQRAVCMLSNTTAIAEAWARLDHKFDLMYAKRAFVHWYVGEGMEEGEFSEAREDLAALEKDYEEVGMDSAEGEGEGAEEY from the exons ATG cgtGAATGTATCTCAATCCACGTTGGCCAGGCTGGAGTCCAAATTGGTAATGCCTGTTGGGAATTATATTGTCTGGAACATGGCATCCAACCTGATGGTCAGATGCCATCAGACAAAACCATTGGAGGAGGAGATGATAGTTTCAATACTTTCTTCAGTGAAACAGGTGCCGGAAAACACGTTCCCAGAGCGGTTTTCATCGACTTAGAGCCTACAGTAGTCG ACGAGGTTCGCACAGGCACCTATCGTCAACTCTTCCATCCAGAACAACTGATCACGGGCAAAGAGGATGCAGCAAACAATTATGCCCGTGGTCATTACACAATTGGCAAGGAAATTGTTGACCTTGTCTTGGATCGTATTCGTAAACTTGCAGATCAATGTACTGGACTCCAAGGTTTCCTCATCTTCCATTCCTTTGGAGGTGGCACTGGCTCTGGTTTCACATCTCTGTTGATGGAACGTCTGTCTGTGGATTATGGAAAGAAGTCAAAATTGGAATTCGCAATTTATCCAGCACCACAAGTTTCCACTGCTGTGGTCGAACcttataattcaattctcaCCACCCATACTACTTTAGAACATTCCGATTGTGCATTTATGGTCGACAATGAGGCTATTTATGATATCTGTCGCCGTAACTTGGACATCGAAAGACCGACGTATACAAACTTGAACCGACTGATTGGTCAAATCGTTTCTTCTATCACTGCCTCACTTCGTTTCGATGGCGCCCTTAATGTTGATCTGACGGAATTCCAAACTAATTTAGTACCCTATCCAAGAATTCATTTCCCATTGGTTACCTATGCGCCAGTCATTTCCGCTGAAAAAGCGTATCACGAACAACTTTCTGTAGCGGAAATCACGAATGCTTGCTTCGAACCGGCTAATCAGATGGTAAAATGCGATCCTCGTCATGGAAAATATATGGCGTGTTGTATGCTGTACAGAGGAGATGTTGTACCTAAGGATGTTAATGCAGCCATTGCAACTATCAAGACTAAGCGCACCATTCAATTTGTCGATTGGTGCCCAACTGGATTCAAAGTTGGCATTAATTATCAACCACCTACTGTTGTACCAGGTGGTGATCTTGCTAAAGTACAACGAGCTGTTTGCATGTTATCCAATACTACTGCTATCGCAGAAGCTTGGGCCAGACTTGaccataaatttgatttaatgtaCGCTAAGAGAGCATTTGTACACTGGTACGTCGGTGAGGGTATGGAGGAAGGTGAGTTCTCCGAAGCACGTGAAGATCTTGCTGCTTTGGAGAAGGATTATGAAGAGGTTGGTATGGATTCCGCAGAAGGTGAGGGAGAGGGAGCTGAAGAATACTAA